A single genomic interval of Centropristis striata isolate RG_2023a ecotype Rhode Island chromosome 8, C.striata_1.0, whole genome shotgun sequence harbors:
- the eaf1 gene encoding ELL-associated factor 1 gives MNGSTNPLLDKEEHVLKLGESFEKRPKSSFHTIRYDFKPASIDTSCEGELQVGKGDEVTITLPHIPGSTPPMTVFKGNKRPYQKDCVLIINHDTGEFVLEKLSSSIQVKKTRAEGSSKIQARIEQQSVRSSQPSSQFRAPTKPGTGVKTSPSPSKDNPSPEPQLDDIKRELRAEVEVIEQMSSSGSSSSSDSASASGSGDDSSSDGEHDAPRPLSQASPNRHPMANGGVDRQQGNNQLMNTLRNDLQLSESGSDSDDD, from the exons ATGAACGGGAGTACGAATCCGCTGCTGGACAAGGAGGAGCATGTTCTGAAGCTCGGAGAAAGCTTTGAGAAGAGGCCAAAATCTTCCTTTCACACCATCAGAT ATGACTTCAAACCTGCATCTATCGACACAAGCTGTGAGGGAGAGCTACAAGTTGGGAAAGGAGATGAAGTTACCATCACGTTACCTCACATTCCG GGCTCCACGCCACCGATGACAGTATTTAAAGGAAACAAGCGGCCGTATCAGAAGGACTGTGTGCTAATCATAAACCATGACACCGGGGAGTTTGTACTGGAGAAGCTGAGCAGCAGCATCCAAGTCAAGAAAACCAG GGCGGAGGGCAGCAGTAAGATCCAGGCACGGATAGAGCAGCAGTCGGTTCGGTCCAGCCAGCCCAGCTCTCAGTTCCGGGCCCCCACAAAGCCTGGGACCGGGGTCAAGACTTCCCCGTCTCCTTCAAAGGATAATCCCTCCCCAGAGCCTCAGCTCGATGACATCAAGAGAG AGCTGCGAGCAGAGGTGGAAGTGATCGAACAGAtgagcagcagcggcagcagcagctcctcggACTCAGCCAGCGCCTCGGGGAGCGGAGATGACAGCAGCAGTGACGGCGAGCATGACGCCCCCAGACCGCTCAGCCAGGCCTCCCCCAACCGACACCCCATGGCCAATGGGGGGGTGGACCGGCAGCAGGGCAACAACCAGCTCATGAACACACTCC GAAACGACCTTCAGCTCAGCGAGTCGGGCAGCGACAGTGATGACGACTGA
- the mettl6 gene encoding tRNA N(3)-methylcytidine methyltransferase METTL6, whose protein sequence is MAQNESFLGDIITTPHEKDVGRQKTSKDEMSPSVPGQTKTSAARVLTQEELERLGGERTLVSDFKLMKLEKEAQKNWDLFYKRNTTNFFKDRHWTTREFEELKACREFESQRLVLLEAGCGVGNCIFPLLEDDLNIFVYACDFSPRAVEFVKQNPLYCPERCCAFQCDLTKDDLVENVPECSVDVVTLIFVLSAIHPEKMKPALQNISRVVKPGGIVLFRDYGLYDHAMLRFKAGSKLGENFYVRQDGTRSYFFSKEFLAELFADTGLQCVANDYVLRETVNKKEGLCVPRVFLQSKFTKPRQSQSS, encoded by the exons atggcaCAAAATGAAAGTTTCCTTGGTGATATAATAACAACACCTCATGAAAAAGACGTGGGACGTCAAAAGACGTCAAAAGATGAAATGTCTCCAAGTGTCCCCGGACAGACCAAAACCTCCGCCGCCAGAGTTTTaacccaggaggagctggaaagACTCGGCGGTGAACGGACTCTGGTGTCCGACTTCAAACTGATGAAGTTGGAGAAAGAAGCTCAGAAAAACTGGGATTTGTTTTACAAAAGAAATACCACGAATTTCTTCAAGGACAGACACTGGACCACCAGAGAGTTTGAAGAACTCAAGGCCTGTAGAGAG TTTGAGAGCCAAAGGCTGGTGCTGCTGGAGGCCGGCTGTGGAGTAGGAAACTGCATCTTCCCTCTGCTGGAGGACGACCTCAACATCTTTGTTTACGCCTGTGACTTCTCACCGCGAGCTGTGGAGTTTGTCAAA CAAAACCCTCTGTACTGCCCCGAGCGCTGCTGTGCCTTCCAGTGTGATTTAACTAAAGATGATCTGGTGGAAAATGTGCCCGAGTGCAGCGTGGATGTCGTTACTCTCATCTTTGTCCTGTCGGCCATCCACCCTGAGAAGATGAAGCCGGCTTTGCAGAACATCAGCAGG GTGGTGAAGCCTGGGGGCATCGTACTTTTCAGGGACTATGGCCTGTACGACCACGCCATGCTCCGATTCAAAGCTGGCAGCAAACTGGGTGAGAACTTCTACGTCCGCCAAGACGGAACCAGGTCCTACTTCTTCTCTAAAG AGTTCCTGGCTGAGCTGTTTGCAGACACGGGCCTCCAATGTGTTGCGAATGATTACGTCCTGAGAGAGACTGTGAACAAAAAGGAGGGGCTTTGTGTCCCCAGAGTGTTCCTGCAGAGCAAATTCACCAAGCCCAGGCAATCACAGAGCTCCTGA
- the zgc:174945 gene encoding uncharacterized protein zgc:174945: MTWLTGPAVLLLGTLHVLFAQDKVSLEVRYAKETINPSRGSSVKLSCNVHYDYKQCGLLHAVWCHITNQIDELTDHRKYFSTVNETTKDDIMRHRQIVTEILDLTPEDDGRYQCKAECRADTAMGHFITITVKG; this comes from the exons ATGACTTGGCTTACTGGACCTGCAGTGCTGTTACTAGGGACTTTGCATGTGTTATTTGCCCAGGACAAAG TTAGCTTAGAGGTTCGCTACGCAAAGGAAACCATCAATCCTTCCAGAGGCTCATCGGTCAAACTGTCCTGCAATGTGCATTATGACTATAAGCAGTGCGGCCTCCTGCATGCTGTATGGTGTCATATCACGAATCAAATTGACGAGCTGACCGACCACAGAAAGTACTTCAGCACGGTAAACGAGACCACCAAGGATGACATCATGAGACACCGACAGATCGTGACGGAGATTCTGGACCTGACTCCCGAGGACGATGGTCGGTACCAATGCAAGGCTGAATGTCGCGCTGACACGGCGATGGGACATTTCATCACCATTACTGTCAAAG GTTGA